From a region of the Acanthochromis polyacanthus isolate Apoly-LR-REF ecotype Palm Island chromosome 3, KAUST_Apoly_ChrSc, whole genome shotgun sequence genome:
- the LOC127533166 gene encoding uncharacterized protein LOC127533166, translating into MITCVFCKRELSSLKAYVLHCRVHRNEPRCIFKCVGEQCSRTFATYTGFRQHFYRDHSAPQPCASAIVADLKCAVSLCVCRFQTVKELVSHLFKHIEEGRSVSCPVRGCTRVYTKGSSFTSHMSRQHKACSTDSIHDMYREVGPQSSSLIESLDVLESTNEPMPTTSTATDLPEQDSQTYLRNMCLFYLKLQGQLLVPATTVQTIIEEMLNVHDLGLNHTLTKVTSLLKRDLGLEDEAISKITDCIKDSDLFSSCHHGPLRTTYTRRQTFTQLFKYAEPKKVSLGTDETMTQRYAYYIPVTDTLKNLLQSDLWQNSVLQESGESNGEVLTDICDGQNVKQNQFIAENPKCLKLILYQDAFEIVNPLGSAKKTHKVLAVYLSVANLQIHTRSNTDHMFLVLLCSENDLKRFGVAKVFSELLTDLKSLETEGITVNGEALKGALYCIAGDNLGSHAIGGFTENFSRSQYFCRYCEITRREFEADPTVCGPLRTPAEYDAAAVANPEAENIQDNRGVKV; encoded by the exons ATGATAACCTGCGTCTTTTGTAAGAGAGAACTGAGCTCGTTGAAGGCATACGTGCTACACTGTAGAGTGCATAGAAATGAGCCTcgttgcatttttaaatgtgttggtGAACAATGCAGTCGAACTTTTGCAACATATACTGGATTCAGGCAACATTTTTATCGTGACCACAGTGCACCGCAGCCATGTGCCTCAGCCATTGTTGCAGatttaaaatgtgctgtttcTTTATGTGTGTGCCGTTTTCAGACGGTAAAAGAGCTAGTTTCTCATTTATTCAAGCATATAGAAGAAGGCAGATCTGTAAGCTGCCCTGTGCGTGGTTGTACACGAGTTTATACCAAGGGTTCCTCATTTACTTCGCACATGTCGCGCCAACATAAAGCGTGCTCAACAGACAGCATTCATGACATGTACAGAGAAGTTGGTCCTCAGTCCTCAAGTCTCATCGAGTCTTTGGATGTTTTAGAAAGCACAAATGAGCCCATGCCAACCACTTCTACAGCCACTGATTTGCCAGAGCAGGATAGCCAGACTTATTTGAGGAACATGTGCCTTTTTTACTTAAAACTACAAGGACAGCTTCTTGTTCCTGCCACCACTGTTCAGACTATTATTGAGGAAATGCTAAATGTGCATGACTTAGGATTAAACCACACACTGACCAAAGTAACGTCTTTATTAAAACGTGACCTGGGACTTGAAGATGAAGCAATTTCTAAAATAACTGATTGCATTAAAGATTCTGATCTGTTCTCTTCATGTCATCATGGCCCTCTGAGAACCACATACACCAGAAGACAGACTTTTACTCAATTGTTCAAGTACGCTGAACCCAAAAAAGTTTCATTAGGGACAGATGAAACCATGACACAAAGATATGCTTACTACATACCAGTAACAGATACTTTGAAGAACCTTTTACAGTCAGATCTATGGCAAAATTCAGTGTTACAAGAGTCAGGAGAGTCAAACGGAGAAGTTCTCACAGATATATGTGATGggcaaaatgtcaaacaaaaccAGTTTATTGCTGAAAATCCTAAGTGTCTGAAGCTGATTTTATATCAAGACGCATTTGAAATAGTGAACCCACTGGGTTCTgcaaaaaaaactcataaagttCTTGCAGTTTATTTGTCAGTTGCAAATCTACAGATTCATACGCGCTCCAATACTGATCACATGTTTCTTGTTCTGTTGTGCAGTGAGAATGATCTTAAGCGATTTGGCGTAGCAAAGGTATTTTCAGAATTGTTGACAGATCTGAAATCCTTAGAGACAGAAGGAATCACTGTAAATGGGGAAGCACTAAAAGGAGCTCTGTACTGCATAGCTGGTGATAACTTGGGCTCTCACGCCATTGGAGGGTTTACTGAGAACTTCAGCCGCTCTCAATATTTTTGCAGGTACTGTGAAATCACAAGACGCGAGTTTGAAGCAGATCCAACCGTCTGTGGGCCACTGCGTACACCAGCAGAATACGACGCTGCTGCAGTTGCTAATCCTGAGGCTGAAAACATTCAAGACAACAGAGGTGTAAAG gtgtga